A window of the Lysinibacillus irui genome harbors these coding sequences:
- a CDS encoding sulfite exporter TauE/SafE family protein, whose amino-acid sequence MEYLLFLLIGIIGNIIGTLVGGGGLITLPTMMLMGVPVHSAIGANKVSNMVSAFSSFYSIYKRKELAWIEMRSVLLVSLVGGTLGGLFASLMSSQTLTLIAIILLGFALIMSFMGGADFGEKERFTMNRKNGPILLGVGFYDGMFGPGSSTLALYTYAHEKISYIKAVGLSRVGVFAMCSGAAITYIATGKIEWPLTLILMVGSTIGAQIGIVLARKVKANQVKLLLRIVTIVLIVQLVYDFIHQL is encoded by the coding sequence ATGGAATACTTGTTGTTTTTACTAATTGGCATCATCGGGAATATCATTGGAACATTAGTTGGTGGCGGCGGTTTAATTACATTACCAACGATGATGCTCATGGGAGTTCCCGTTCATTCAGCAATTGGCGCTAATAAAGTGTCCAATATGGTGAGTGCCTTTTCAAGTTTTTATTCAATTTACAAACGAAAAGAATTGGCTTGGATAGAAATGCGTTCGGTCTTACTTGTATCCCTAGTAGGAGGTACACTTGGTGGACTTTTTGCTTCGTTAATGAGTAGTCAAACTTTAACGCTCATCGCCATTATTTTATTAGGCTTTGCTCTGATTATGTCCTTTATGGGTGGTGCTGATTTTGGTGAAAAAGAGCGCTTTACAATGAATCGAAAAAATGGTCCAATTCTTCTTGGAGTTGGTTTTTATGATGGGATGTTTGGCCCAGGGAGTAGCACATTGGCCCTTTATACATATGCACATGAGAAGATTTCCTATATCAAAGCGGTAGGTCTTTCACGGGTGGGCGTTTTTGCCATGTGTTCTGGAGCAGCGATTACGTATATTGCTACAGGAAAAATAGAGTGGCCGTTAACACTTATTTTAATGGTCGGCTCTACAATAGGTGCACAAATTGGGATTGTCCTTGCAAGAAAAGTTAAAGCCAATCAAGTGAAGCTTTTATTGCGTATCGTTACGATTGTGCTGATCGTCCAGCTTGTCTATGATTTTATCCACCAGCTATAG
- a CDS encoding DUF1648 domain-containing protein has translation MHTQQKTPTPRFCHQLTIMVTTIFIAGITATLIQYHKLPATIPVLQSFTSEQAQFGPKIAIFYLPFIALMLFLLLHYLEMKAAYPVMRKKKAPLSHQQRQNGIITFCLIKNSILLYFTYSLFNDLMVALGHERILQQWHAYLFLLLLSGIFIAGILRGFLLDK, from the coding sequence ATGCACACACAACAAAAAACACCAACACCACGCTTTTGTCACCAGCTGACAATCATGGTGACTACTATTTTTATAGCGGGGATTACGGCTACATTGATCCAATATCATAAGCTTCCTGCAACAATCCCTGTATTACAAAGCTTTACAAGTGAGCAAGCCCAGTTCGGACCAAAAATTGCTATTTTTTATTTACCCTTTATCGCACTGATGCTGTTTTTACTTTTACATTATTTAGAAATGAAAGCTGCTTATCCCGTTATGCGGAAAAAGAAAGCGCCGCTGTCACATCAACAACGGCAAAATGGTATCATCACTTTTTGTCTCATAAAAAATAGTATTTTATTGTATTTTACCTATTCCCTTTTCAATGACCTAATGGTGGCATTGGGACACGAACGAATTTTACAGCAGTGGCATGCTTACCTATTTTTATTGTTATTAAGCGGGATCTTTATTGCAGGGATCTTACGAGGCTTTTTGCTAGATAAATAG
- a CDS encoding Ltp family lipoprotein, producing METTAKPKEETPEEKATREAKEAEEKVVAEQKAKENAEAKAKADAEAKAKAEAKAKEESVPREYKSALKKAEQYAKNMQMSKAGIYDQLTSEYGEKFPAEAAQYAIDNIVFDWKENALKKAQTYAKMMSMSNSAIYEQLISEYGEKFTPEEAQYAIDNLK from the coding sequence ATTGAAACTACAGCAAAACCTAAGGAAGAAACACCTGAAGAAAAAGCTACACGAGAAGCCAAAGAAGCTGAAGAAAAAGTAGTAGCTGAACAGAAAGCTAAAGAGAATGCGGAGGCAAAGGCTAAAGCAGATGCAGAAGCCAAAGCTAAAGCAGAAGCTAAGGCTAAAGAGGAAAGTGTCCCACGAGAATATAAATCTGCCTTAAAGAAAGCAGAACAATATGCGAAAAATATGCAAATGTCAAAGGCAGGTATTTATGACCAATTAACATCGGAATACGGGGAGAAATTCCCAGCAGAAGCCGCTCAATATGCTATTGATAACATTGTTTTTGATTGGAAAGAAAACGCATTGAAAAAAGCCCAAACATACGCAAAAATGATGAGTATGTCAAATTCGGCAATTTACGAGCAGTTGATTTCTGAATATGGAGAAAAATTCACTCCTGAAGAAGCGCAGTATGCAATAGATAATTTAAAATAA
- a CDS encoding CPBP family intramembrane glutamic endopeptidase, with translation MIFENLISAILQVMLFSIIPFIWWFCTAKKKQSFLTWLGLRKPIIENKRRYAMFFVLSIVVLLVPNSALVYFYIDSSLLAPNQFAGLGFAAVIPALLYAVIQTALSEELLFRGFLLKRLANSFGFHAGNIVQSIVFGSVHGAMLWSVLPVHIILLVVGCTGLAGYVMGLMNERLAGGSIVASWTIHAIGNLLAAGFFMFLF, from the coding sequence ATGATTTTCGAAAACTTGATTAGTGCAATTCTACAAGTGATGTTGTTTTCCATTATTCCATTTATTTGGTGGTTTTGCACAGCGAAAAAGAAACAGTCCTTTCTTACGTGGCTAGGATTGCGAAAGCCTATTATTGAGAATAAGAGAAGGTACGCCATGTTCTTTGTCCTATCCATTGTTGTGTTACTAGTGCCTAACTCTGCGCTCGTCTATTTTTATATTGATAGCTCTTTGCTAGCGCCCAATCAATTTGCTGGACTTGGATTTGCAGCGGTCATACCAGCACTTTTATACGCCGTAATTCAAACTGCTCTGTCAGAGGAGCTATTGTTCCGTGGCTTTTTATTAAAAAGGCTAGCTAATTCGTTTGGTTTTCATGCTGGGAATATAGTTCAAAGCATCGTTTTTGGTAGTGTTCATGGGGCTATGCTTTGGTCGGTGCTTCCTGTCCATATTATTCTGCTAGTAGTAGGATGTACAGGACTCGCGGGCTATGTGATGGGGTTGATGAATGAACGGCTAGCTGGAGGCTCCATCGTAGCTAGCTGGACGATTCATGCTATTGGGAATCTATTAGCGGCAGGCTTCTTTATGTTCCTATTTTGA
- a CDS encoding YkuS family protein: MSRIIGVEQSLSNIEDALKAKGYEVIQLRNEEDAKKCDACIITGQDRDVMGISDPVMAGPVIDADGLSANEVVQRVEKYFH, from the coding sequence ATGTCTAGAATTATTGGTGTGGAACAATCATTATCTAATATTGAGGATGCTTTAAAAGCAAAAGGCTATGAAGTGATCCAGCTTCGCAATGAAGAGGATGCCAAAAAATGTGATGCCTGTATCATTACAGGTCAGGATCGAGACGTGATGGGAATTAGTGATCCAGTCATGGCAGGTCCAGTCATCGACGCGGATGGGCTTTCAGCAAACGAAGTTGTTCAACGCGTTGAGAAATACTTTCATTAA
- a CDS encoding LOG family protein: MKSIAVFCGSSIGASDAYREGAIRLGKELAKRHITLVYGGASVGIMATVANTVLQEGGKVIGVIPTLLEEREIAHQQLSELIVVNTMHERKSKMMELADGFIALPGGPGTLEEFFEVFTWNQIGLHQKPCAIFNIEGYFDLLISFFDHMQQEQFLKAQYREALIVDEDTAALLDKCESFVPTAIKTYELSK, encoded by the coding sequence ATGAAAAGTATCGCAGTATTTTGTGGGTCCAGTATCGGCGCTTCTGATGCCTATCGTGAAGGGGCTATCCGCCTAGGTAAAGAATTAGCAAAGCGCCACATTACTCTCGTATATGGAGGTGCTAGTGTCGGAATTATGGCTACAGTAGCAAATACGGTTCTACAAGAAGGTGGAAAGGTCATTGGGGTGATTCCGACATTATTAGAGGAACGTGAGATTGCTCATCAGCAGCTATCCGAGTTAATCGTTGTCAATACGATGCATGAACGAAAGAGTAAAATGATGGAACTAGCGGATGGTTTTATCGCCCTACCTGGAGGCCCTGGAACATTAGAGGAATTTTTTGAAGTGTTTACTTGGAATCAAATCGGCTTGCATCAAAAGCCTTGTGCTATTTTCAATATCGAGGGCTATTTCGATTTATTAATTTCATTTTTTGACCATATGCAACAGGAACAATTTTTAAAAGCGCAATATCGAGAGGCACTTATTGTTGACGAGGACACGGCAGCACTATTAGATAAATGTGAAAGCTTTGTTCCAACCGCTATAAAAACCTATGAACTTAGCAAATAA
- a CDS encoding transmembrane Fragile-X-F protein, whose product MGIAEVLTIVLVVLKWTDVIAWSWWLVLLPAIISISLYVLLLVVKLVAVLIGVVAVKKRQKRAGL is encoded by the coding sequence ATGGGCATTGCAGAAGTGTTGACCATCGTTTTGGTTGTTTTAAAATGGACAGATGTCATAGCATGGTCATGGTGGCTAGTCTTATTACCTGCCATTATCTCAATTAGTTTGTATGTACTACTATTGGTGGTGAAGCTCGTCGCTGTGTTGATTGGTGTAGTAGCAGTGAAAAAACGACAAAAGAGGGCAGGTCTTTAA
- a CDS encoding MFS transporter, producing MNKQQIFTPSFLFLFISNFLIFIGFEMLLPILPAYLVSLNANPMQVGLVTTVFTIGAIIIRPFIGYYLIDHQRKNLAIGACISLLIITTLYPFLNNIWLFLLLRLVHGTAWGVSTTTNSTMAVDSIPKAKLGEGMGYFSISTTVGAIVAPSLGILIYHSFSFHTLIWSSALLCVLAVIVLPFVQSVIPIQHEKQPFRFMEAIFEKDVWFQALLTIVTTLGFGAIITFLVLYGEQKGLNHIFLFFLINAIVSTLLRPFTGKWFDRNGPWSIIIVSATLGFLSLIVLSYTTNNGSLLIAAILFGAGYGTIMPCLQTWTVQKVSEAKSGAANATFLSSFDVGVGMSAFVLGILAEWMSLETIFRLVSLSFLLVVLLVYRDYKRNKNM from the coding sequence ATGAATAAACAACAAATTTTTACACCGTCATTTCTTTTTCTATTTATAAGTAATTTTTTGATTTTTATAGGATTTGAAATGTTACTGCCAATTTTACCGGCCTATTTAGTAAGTTTAAACGCCAACCCGATGCAAGTAGGGTTGGTAACGACTGTGTTTACAATAGGCGCAATTATTATCAGACCTTTTATCGGTTACTATTTAATCGATCATCAGCGAAAAAATCTAGCGATAGGTGCATGTATATCGTTATTAATCATTACGACGTTGTATCCTTTTCTTAATAATATTTGGCTTTTCCTTCTGTTACGGCTAGTCCATGGAACGGCTTGGGGGGTTTCCACTACAACTAATAGTACAATGGCTGTCGATAGTATTCCTAAAGCTAAATTAGGAGAAGGTATGGGGTATTTCTCCATTTCAACAACAGTCGGAGCAATTGTTGCACCGAGTCTTGGGATTCTTATCTACCATTCTTTTTCCTTCCATACACTCATTTGGTCTTCCGCCTTACTTTGTGTATTAGCTGTCATCGTACTTCCATTTGTTCAATCAGTGATACCTATTCAACATGAAAAGCAGCCATTTCGTTTTATGGAAGCGATTTTTGAAAAAGATGTATGGTTTCAAGCATTACTAACTATAGTGACGACACTTGGATTTGGCGCGATCATTACCTTTTTAGTGCTGTACGGAGAACAAAAAGGATTAAATCATATCTTTTTATTCTTTCTCATCAATGCAATTGTTTCCACTTTACTACGCCCATTTACAGGAAAATGGTTTGATCGGAACGGACCATGGTCGATCATCATTGTGTCAGCAACGCTAGGATTTTTATCATTGATTGTGCTGTCTTATACAACAAATAATGGAAGTCTTCTGATCGCGGCAATTTTATTTGGTGCAGGTTATGGAACCATTATGCCGTGTTTACAAACATGGACTGTTCAAAAAGTAAGTGAAGCAAAAAGCGGAGCAGCCAATGCTACTTTTCTTTCAAGCTTCGATGTTGGAGTTGGCATGAGTGCCTTTGTACTAGGGATTCTAGCAGAATGGATGAGTTTAGAAACGATTTTCCGTCTTGTTAGCTTAAGCTTCCTTTTAGTCGTCTTATTAGTATATAGAGATTATAAAAGAAACAAGAACATGTAA
- a CDS encoding helix-hairpin-helix domain-containing protein — MTEWPKGVAKPAIRALQAAGYTEWQQLDKVDLSTLAHLHGMGPKALAAIEAALKESRGSRE, encoded by the coding sequence ATGACAGAGTGGCCGAAGGGTGTTGCAAAACCAGCAATTCGTGCCTTACAAGCAGCAGGCTATACAGAATGGCAGCAGCTAGATAAAGTCGACCTTTCAACGTTAGCTCATTTACATGGGATGGGGCCGAAAGCATTAGCTGCGATTGAGGCGGCACTAAAGGAAAGTAGGGGATCGCGTGAATAA
- a CDS encoding dimethylarginine dimethylaminohydrolase family protein → MTNIFVKSEFAPLKRVVMAQSEFAFPSKDELTDDEFLTEETLALYAGVDTKGKNYKDVFPERQQQWELERLNLKKVLEKYGVEVHSPRLLTDYEKELGKEDGYSNFFVRDPFFTIGPLLIEGSLRFPHRRNEILPVRHLLAQEANENQCYYVSIPKPDMAEGQASEAGPFLEGGDVLVLDKIIFVGNSGLASNQNGVQWLRNLASNFDYTVVEVPLHPTILHLDCALSLVRNGLMIVCEEAFLDGIPEQLKDWDKIYVSLEDAARLATNGLPVNEQVYITDKEFTWIGEQLEQKGITVEYVDFKISRSFGGSFRCSTQPLLRTER, encoded by the coding sequence ATGACGAATATTTTTGTAAAAAGTGAGTTTGCTCCTTTAAAGAGAGTGGTAATGGCTCAATCAGAATTTGCTTTTCCCTCAAAAGACGAGTTAACAGATGATGAATTTTTAACTGAAGAAACGTTAGCACTCTATGCTGGTGTCGATACGAAAGGTAAAAATTATAAAGATGTTTTTCCAGAAAGACAGCAGCAATGGGAATTGGAACGTCTTAATTTAAAGAAAGTTTTAGAAAAGTATGGGGTTGAAGTCCATTCTCCAAGACTTTTAACAGACTATGAAAAGGAATTAGGAAAAGAGGATGGCTATAGCAATTTCTTTGTCCGAGATCCGTTTTTCACCATTGGTCCATTGTTAATCGAAGGCTCACTTCGATTTCCCCATAGACGCAATGAAATTTTGCCTGTGCGTCATCTTTTAGCACAGGAGGCAAATGAAAATCAATGTTACTATGTCTCTATTCCAAAGCCAGATATGGCAGAAGGACAAGCGTCAGAAGCGGGTCCCTTTTTAGAGGGAGGCGATGTCTTAGTTTTAGATAAAATAATTTTCGTTGGAAATTCAGGACTAGCTTCCAATCAAAATGGCGTTCAATGGCTACGTAATTTAGCGAGTAACTTCGATTATACGGTAGTTGAAGTTCCGCTTCATCCAACTATTCTTCATTTAGACTGTGCTCTTAGCTTGGTAAGAAACGGACTTATGATTGTTTGTGAGGAAGCCTTTTTAGATGGTATTCCTGAACAGCTAAAGGATTGGGATAAAATTTACGTTTCCTTAGAAGATGCGGCACGCCTTGCTACCAATGGTTTACCTGTTAATGAACAGGTTTATATTACAGATAAAGAATTTACATGGATTGGTGAACAATTAGAACAAAAAGGGATCACAGTCGAATATGTTGATTTTAAAATTTCACGAAGCTTCGGAGGTTCTTTTAGATGTAGTACACAGCCACTATTAAGAACAGAGCGCTAA
- a CDS encoding MBL fold metallo-hydrolase, whose product MLIAKGVKMLELNYQGFIIHPMLVWDQNMAVLMDAGFPGQMDALREAMAQVGVSLDQLKAVILTHQDVDHIGCLPDILQECGQHIHVYAHALDKPYIQGELPLLKDGQLVNPPKGRVDVELNDGEELPFCGGIRVIHTPGHTPGHISLYLTQSKTLVAGDSMYSVDGHLEGIHEPTVLHLEEARLSLQKYVDLDIETVVCYHGGASRGDIDHQLTKILI is encoded by the coding sequence ATGCTAATTGCAAAGGGTGTCAAAATGCTAGAGCTGAACTATCAAGGGTTCATCATTCATCCGATGTTGGTGTGGGATCAGAATATGGCTGTGTTAATGGATGCAGGCTTTCCAGGGCAAATGGATGCGTTACGTGAGGCAATGGCACAGGTGGGCGTGTCTTTGGATCAACTGAAAGCGGTTATTTTAACACATCAGGATGTGGATCATATCGGTTGTCTTCCTGATATTTTGCAGGAGTGTGGACAGCATATACATGTTTATGCTCATGCCCTTGATAAGCCTTATATTCAAGGGGAGTTGCCACTATTGAAAGATGGTCAACTAGTGAATCCCCCAAAGGGTAGGGTCGATGTAGAGTTGAATGATGGGGAAGAATTACCGTTTTGCGGTGGAATTCGCGTTATTCATACACCAGGACATACGCCTGGTCATATTAGCCTCTATTTAACACAAAGTAAAACATTAGTTGCAGGGGATTCAATGTATAGTGTAGATGGCCACCTTGAGGGTATACACGAGCCAACTGTGTTACATTTAGAGGAAGCGCGTCTTTCTTTACAGAAATATGTAGATCTAGATATTGAAACGGTTGTTTGCTATCACGGTGGAGCTAGTAGGGGAGATATTGACCATCAGCTGACAAAGATCCTGATATAG
- a CDS encoding PD-(D/E)XK nuclease family protein translates to MFEITPYPTFSWSLSRHKTLTSCARKYGYEYYFSHNGWLSYQVEPSHQYVYRLKKLQSMPILFGQIVHRFIEQAINDYLQTGKAPTVEELIQSARGQLNAAFIDSTRHLEWWRQKPNKYYMMQEIYYHGTLPPELIQDYKERLQIVFDHFLRSETFQQITAQKGSLRIGEPEQFRSMKINDIQVFVVMDFHYYDELRDKWVIVDWKTGGESDDDRQQLALYAYYVQQKYRVSLEQIEVYNEYLLSGKRKKYSFTDVDMENILYTFQRSVLEMKKYQADIFSNEPVDIEDFEQTQDKWHCRGCNFRELCAEK, encoded by the coding sequence ATGTTTGAAATTACACCGTACCCAACCTTTTCATGGTCGTTATCGCGTCATAAAACGCTCACAAGCTGTGCACGCAAGTATGGCTATGAATATTATTTTTCCCATAATGGATGGCTTAGCTATCAAGTTGAGCCCTCTCATCAATATGTTTATCGTTTAAAAAAGCTACAGTCCATGCCTATTTTATTTGGGCAAATTGTCCACCGATTTATTGAGCAGGCCATTAATGATTATCTACAAACAGGCAAAGCTCCCACGGTAGAGGAGCTGATCCAATCCGCACGAGGGCAGCTCAATGCGGCCTTTATTGATTCTACACGCCATCTAGAGTGGTGGCGGCAAAAGCCCAATAAATATTATATGATGCAGGAAATTTACTATCATGGCACACTTCCTCCTGAACTAATACAGGACTATAAAGAACGTTTACAAATTGTCTTTGACCATTTTTTGAGGAGTGAAACATTCCAGCAGATTACGGCACAAAAAGGTTCTCTCCGAATCGGTGAACCAGAGCAATTCCGCTCCATGAAAATCAACGACATCCAAGTATTCGTCGTAATGGACTTTCATTATTATGACGAGTTGAGGGATAAATGGGTTATTGTTGACTGGAAGACGGGTGGGGAGTCTGATGATGATCGTCAGCAATTAGCGCTCTATGCCTACTATGTTCAGCAAAAATACCGTGTATCACTTGAACAAATCGAGGTCTATAACGAATATTTATTATCAGGAAAACGAAAGAAATATAGTTTTACAGACGTCGATATGGAGAATATTTTGTATACCTTCCAGCGCAGTGTTTTAGAAATGAAAAAGTATCAGGCCGATATTTTCTCCAATGAGCCCGTAGACATCGAGGATTTTGAACAAACACAAGATAAATGGCATTGTCGAGGCTGTAATTTTAGAGAGTTATGTGCGGAGAAATGA
- a CDS encoding Ger(x)C family spore germination protein: MSQKNIVVAMFIFTITLLLSGCWDVTEPQRMYYVQGVGVDYKDNEYTVYLQIINFATVAKTETANPQAAPTEIGKATGKTIEEAIYKLYRSMDQEVFWGHMTFLLFSDNAMRDEHAISVIDTFLRFRETRYHIWVYCTDDSIEDVLLVSPLLEKSPTSAKLSNPKNTAKQESFVEPVNLRQLVIGLNEPNHEMKVPYITINESWETIDGQEKETYFAGVGILSKDSFKGYLKGTSARGIEWMNDATKQGEITFELANNEKDDYLTVDIKKLDVRVKPIVTNSQVRFEVVLKFDTVLNGFKGKLDPDQVRKKVSEEVKKEIMGTFEEGLKMDADVFRLSEYLYRDNVKAWKKLEKNGKIPLNKDSISKIDIHINKVSPGRKTFQETITE, translated from the coding sequence ATGAGTCAAAAAAATATAGTAGTGGCTATGTTCATATTTACTATTACACTCCTGTTATCAGGCTGTTGGGATGTCACAGAGCCACAACGAATGTACTATGTGCAAGGTGTTGGAGTAGATTATAAGGACAATGAATATACTGTATACTTACAAATTATTAACTTTGCCACTGTAGCTAAAACAGAAACAGCAAATCCTCAAGCAGCGCCTACCGAGATAGGGAAAGCTACGGGCAAAACTATTGAAGAGGCTATTTATAAATTATATCGTTCGATGGACCAAGAAGTGTTTTGGGGGCATATGACCTTTCTTCTTTTCTCAGATAATGCTATGCGTGATGAGCATGCCATTTCTGTTATCGACACATTTTTGCGTTTTCGAGAAACCCGATATCATATTTGGGTCTACTGTACAGATGACTCGATTGAGGATGTGTTATTAGTTTCTCCATTATTAGAGAAATCACCAACCTCTGCTAAACTAAGTAACCCTAAAAATACAGCGAAGCAAGAGTCATTTGTAGAGCCTGTCAATTTAAGGCAGCTAGTGATCGGTTTAAATGAGCCAAACCATGAAATGAAGGTTCCTTACATTACCATTAATGAAAGCTGGGAAACAATAGATGGGCAAGAAAAAGAAACTTATTTTGCAGGTGTGGGTATTCTCTCAAAGGACAGCTTCAAAGGCTATTTAAAAGGGACATCTGCTCGAGGGATCGAATGGATGAATGATGCAACAAAACAAGGCGAAATTACCTTTGAATTAGCAAATAACGAAAAAGATGATTACCTAACTGTTGATATAAAAAAATTAGATGTCAGAGTTAAACCAATCGTCACTAATAGCCAAGTACGGTTTGAAGTCGTTTTAAAATTTGATACAGTCTTAAATGGCTTTAAAGGCAAGCTAGATCCAGATCAGGTAAGAAAAAAGGTTTCAGAGGAAGTCAAAAAAGAAATTATGGGTACCTTTGAGGAAGGCCTAAAAATGGATGCAGATGTCTTTCGTTTATCGGAATATTTATACCGTGATAACGTGAAAGCATGGAAAAAACTAGAGAAGAATGGCAAAATTCCATTAAATAAAGATTCCATTAGTAAAATCGATATTCATATCAATAAAGTAAGCCCTGGCCGTAAAACATTCCAAGAGACCATTACAGAATAA
- a CDS encoding helix-turn-helix transcriptional regulator encodes MSKMDHMMQILWMLNSGRKITAKEIAEKLEMNIRSVYRYINSLSASGVPIIAETGHHGGYTLLNNFIKSPLIFDVDEKAALLHAAIFAKEAGYFLEEALNSATTKLTMHSNQEQEKMIQQHLQGFEIIGPVESSLEPLLKKLEDSIVNETSIKMEYHTNNEKQPKHRMINPYGLVYWNQNWYVVAFCHVRNEIRNFKVGRITSLHQTVIPFQRPQAFSASDFFMKSLLPQAEDKRNHVSFIICGKTSAVDAICQHWFLRYHLEERTSKKAIFLLDEEALHTYVPNLLFPYGKSIQVIEPISLKQKMIDVLKELIDFYENENFTDGECQ; translated from the coding sequence TTGTCTAAAATGGATCATATGATGCAGATTTTATGGATGTTGAATTCAGGCAGGAAAATAACCGCGAAAGAAATAGCTGAAAAATTAGAGATGAATATCAGATCCGTTTACCGCTATATTAATTCACTCTCTGCCAGTGGTGTGCCGATTATAGCTGAAACAGGTCATCATGGGGGATATACCCTGTTGAATAATTTTATTAAAAGCCCTCTTATTTTTGATGTTGATGAGAAAGCGGCATTACTTCATGCTGCTATCTTTGCAAAAGAAGCTGGCTACTTTTTAGAGGAAGCGTTAAATAGTGCAACAACAAAACTTACGATGCATTCAAATCAAGAGCAGGAAAAAATGATTCAGCAACATTTACAAGGTTTCGAGATAATTGGTCCCGTTGAATCTTCATTGGAGCCGCTATTAAAAAAATTAGAAGACAGTATAGTGAACGAAACATCGATTAAAATGGAATACCATACAAATAATGAAAAACAACCTAAACATAGGATGATTAATCCATATGGTTTGGTTTATTGGAATCAAAACTGGTATGTTGTTGCATTTTGTCATGTAAGAAATGAAATTCGTAATTTTAAAGTTGGCCGAATTACTAGTCTTCATCAAACAGTCATACCCTTTCAACGACCACAAGCGTTCTCGGCCAGTGATTTTTTTATGAAAAGTCTTCTTCCACAAGCAGAAGACAAACGGAACCATGTGTCTTTCATCATTTGTGGAAAGACAAGTGCGGTGGATGCTATCTGTCAGCATTGGTTTTTAAGGTATCACCTCGAAGAACGCACCTCGAAGAAAGCGATATTTTTATTAGATGAAGAAGCGTTACATACATATGTACCTAATTTACTATTCCCCTATGGAAAATCGATCCAAGTAATAGAACCGATAAGTCTAAAGCAAAAAATGATTGACGTTCTAAAGGAGCTGATAGATTTTTATGAAAACGAAAACTTTACTGACGGAGAATGTCAGTAA
- a CDS encoding type 1 glutamine amidotransferase family protein, whose amino-acid sequence MQTRKVYLYVFDTMADWEIGYLMAELNSGRYFKKGLEPLEVMTIGIDRSPVTTMGGITILPTITIAECHLNRMDLLILPGGNTWLESIHDPMLHMVSKALNEEVFVAAICGATIGLAKAGLLDTRQHTSNDLEYLKMLCPQYIGDEHFNQEPAVTERNLVTASGIAPLEFAYHVLRQLDVFTTETLHAWYKLYETREKTYFYELMTSIE is encoded by the coding sequence ATGCAAACAAGAAAAGTATATCTTTATGTTTTTGATACGATGGCAGATTGGGAGATCGGGTATTTGATGGCGGAATTAAATTCAGGTAGGTATTTTAAAAAGGGGTTAGAGCCTTTAGAGGTGATGACGATAGGAATTGATAGAAGTCCTGTTACGACAATGGGAGGCATCACGATACTCCCGACTATTACTATTGCTGAATGTCACTTGAATCGCATGGATCTCTTGATACTTCCTGGAGGTAATACATGGCTAGAGTCTATTCATGATCCTATGTTGCACATGGTTTCAAAAGCGTTGAATGAGGAAGTTTTTGTAGCTGCAATTTGTGGTGCAACGATCGGTCTCGCAAAGGCTGGTTTGCTTGATACAAGACAACATACGAGTAACGATCTCGAATACTTGAAGATGCTTTGTCCACAATATATCGGGGATGAACATTTTAACCAGGAGCCAGCCGTAACGGAAAGGAACTTAGTAACGGCATCGGGAATTGCTCCGTTGGAATTTGCCTACCATGTTTTGAGGCAACTTGATGTTTTTACAACGGAAACCTTACACGCTTGGTATAAGCTTTATGAAACGAGGGAGAAAACATACTTTTATGAACTAATGACATCCATTGAATAA